The following coding sequences are from one Culex quinquefasciatus strain JHB chromosome 1, VPISU_Cqui_1.0_pri_paternal, whole genome shotgun sequence window:
- the LOC6033978 gene encoding AN1-type zinc finger protein 2A produces the protein MEFPHLGKHCSEKYCHKLDFLPMKCDACGEIFCSEHFSYQTHSCLSASRKDVQVPVCPLCSEPVPTPRDVSPDVTVGAHIDQFCRSEKKKIYTNRCTFRNCKKKELIPVSCTVCRANFCLKHRHTSDHDCPGTAANSSRTPAIAPIFSQTAQAALQRQQRQASVPVRSVAGTTVAAIQGTMSEDEALARALALSMQEEEEASARASRGNGNASRSSIPVGGSGASSNAAGAKDKCNLS, from the exons ATGGAGTTCCCTCATTTGGGCAAACACTGCTCGGAAAAGTACTGCCACAAGCTCG ATTTCCTGCCGATGAAGTGCGATGCTTGTGGAGAAATTTTCTG CTCGGAGCACTTCAGCTATCAAACGCATTCCTGCCTGTCGGCCAGCCGCAAGGACGTCCAGGTGCCGGTCTGTCCGCTGTGTAGCGAACCGGTTCCCACGCCGCGGGACGTTTCACCGGACGTAACCGTGGGCGCACACATCGATCAGTTTTGCCGCTCGGAGAAGAAGAAAATTTACACCAACCGGTGCACGTTCCGGAATTGCAAGAAAAAGGAGCTGATTCCGGTGTCCTGCACGGTTTGCCGGGCAAACTTTTGTCTCAAACATCGCCACACGAGCGATCACGACTGCCCCGGAACAGCCGCAAACAGCAGTCGAACCCCGGCCATCGCACCCATCTTCAGCCAAACCGCCCAAGCCGCCCTGCAGCGACAGCAGCGTCAAGCATCCGTTCCGGTGCGTTCCGTCGCTGGTACCACCGTTGCGGCCATCCAGGGAACCATGTCGGAGGATGAGGCGCTGGCGAGGGCACTGGCGCTTTCAATGCAGGAAGAGGAAGAGGCCAGCGCGAGGGCGTCCCGGGGCAACGGAAATGCGTCCCGCAGCAGCATTCCAGTCGGAGGGAGCGGCGCAAGTTCGAACGCGGCCGGCGCCAAGGACAAGTGCAATCTGTCGTGA
- the LOC119765913 gene encoding putative apoptosis-inducing factor 1, mitochondrial isoform X2, with product MINPEMEPLKYKWNDSERSISYEPDDLCIDPTKLDEAQNEGVAIARSYEVQPNDVENLKLIRELQVL from the coding sequence ATGATCAACCCTGAAATGGAACCGCTCAAGTACAAGTGGAACGACAGCGAACGGAGCATCTCTTATGAGCCGGACGACCTCTGCATCGATCCAACGAAGCTGGACGAAGCGCAGAACGAAGGAGTGGCCATCGCGAGAAGTTACGAGGTGCAGCCGAACGACGTAGAGAACCTGAAGCTAATTAGAGAACTCCAGGTTCTCTAG
- the LOC119765913 gene encoding uncharacterized protein LOC119765913 isoform X1: MVLTAGGWPFRRKPHKAIMQQAAPEIIKGYTTLTRPNTPLNVVHDPRTGGGSASFTALCAIKGQDVTGKVLAIYNEAKMPQMRPPPFNEP; the protein is encoded by the coding sequence ATGGTGTTAACAGCGGGAGGATGGCCCTTCCGACGGAAACCCCATAAGGCCATAATGCAGCAGGCCGCCCCGGAAATCATAAAGGGTTATACCACTCTGACTCGTCCCAATACCCCTCTCAACGTGGTTCACGACCCGCGAACTGGCGGCGGTTCCGCAAGCTTCACCGCCCTCTGCGCCATCAAGGGTCAAGACGTGACGGGCAAAGTGCTGGCCATCTACAACGAAGCTAAGATGCCACAAATGCGTCCACCACCCTTCAACGAACCATGA
- the LOC6046531 gene encoding acyl-CoA-binding domain-containing protein 5, which produces MSIEERFNAAVNVIRGLPKNGPYQPSNEMLLTFYSLFKQATEGKCNAGRPALWNVVNRAKWDAWNRLGDMPKEAAMQKYVDELKKIVETMSYTDNVANFLEYGSGNGNDSSDSGVSLNDLEMVAPEAIQKVRSRPNSPIASRDTSPARASPVPPSLQQQPAAPLVNGFHAKPLTNGYHHYANGGSGTQSDLSDDEYIDTVEDSETESTFRPIVANHVSRSRAVVQNGGSLGSASEQFHSLGSVSSSLSMGGNPEVAAQLARAIDRLNASVQQVNQRINVVEQSVASLRAAADQNQVATVKQALRKNNNYPPWWPFEEISPRLLALVILWPLVVGRMTAWLQQRRK; this is translated from the exons GCCCGTACCAGCCGAGCAACGAGATGCTCCTGACTTTCTACTCGCTTTTCAAGCAAGCGACCGAAGGAAAGTGCAACGCGGGCCGGCCGGCACTCTGGAACGTCGTCAACAG agCCAAATGGGACGCCTGGAACCGGCTCGGGGACATGCCCAAGGAGGCGGCCATGCAAAAGTACGTCGATGAGCTGAAAAAG ATCGTGGAAACCATGTCGTACACGGACAACGTGGCCAACTTCCTCGAGTACGGCTCCGGCAACGGCAACGACTCCTCGGACAGCGGCGTCAGCCTGAACGACCTGGAAATGGTCGCACCGGAAGCGATCCAGAAGGTGCGCTCCCGGCCCAACTCCCCGATCGCTTCGCGGGACACGAGTCCGGCGCGGGCCTCACCGGTTCCTCCCTCGTTGCAACAGCAGCCGGCGGCCCCACTGGTCAACGGATTCCACGCCAAACCGCTCACAAATGGGTACCATCACTACGCGAACGGCGGCAGCGGAACGCAGTCGGACTTGAGCGACGACGAGTACATCGACACGGTTGAGGACTCGGAGACGGAGTCCACGTTCCGGCCGATCGTGGCGAACCACGTGTCGCGTAGTCGCGCCGTCGTCCAGAACGGTGGTTCGTTGGGTTCGGCTTCCGAACAGTTCCACAGCTTGGGATCCGTCTCGTCGTCGTTGTCGATGGGCGGAAATCCGGAAGTGGCGGCCCAGTTGGCACGGGCCATTGATCGACTCAACGCCAGCGTCCAGCAGGTCAACCAGCGGATCAACGTGGTCGAACAGTCGGTGGCCAGTTTGAGGGCGGCGGCGGACCAGAACCAGGTGGCGACGGTTAAGCAGGCCTTGCGGAAGAACAACAACTATCCGCCCTGGTGGCCGTTTGAGGAAATTTCACCCCGGCTGTTGGCGCTCGTCATTCTGTGGCCGCTGGTCGTGGGCCGGATGACGGCCTGGCTGCAGCAGCGAAGGAAATGA
- the LOC6033979 gene encoding eukaryotic translation initiation factor 3 subunit A yields MSRYMQRPENALKRANEFIEVGKPARALDTLQEVFRIKKWTYTWSEAVIEPIMFKYLDLCVELKKSHIAKEGLFQYRNMFQMLNVGSLENVIRGYLKMAEERTEAAQQQSSQAILDIDDLDNLATPESILMSAVCGEDAQDRSDRTILLPWVKFLWESYGQCLELLKVNSHCENLYHDIAKMAFAFCLKYNRKMEFRKLCEKLRKHLDDISKVSSQTANVSISKPETQQLNLDTRLNQLDCAIQMELWLEAYKAIEDIHGLMTLSKKTPMPKTMALYYQKLAMVFWKAGNQLFHAAALLKLFQLSRDMKKNVTQEEIQRMTSHVLIATLAIPLPSAHPEFDRFIETDKSPLEKAQKLAVLLGLQQPPSRVSLLKEVLRLNVLQLAAPQFQNLYKWLEVEFDPLNLCSRVQGVIEEITADENSPYTQYTQALQDVTLVRLVRQVSQVYQSIEFSRFLSLAKFANSFYLERILVDCVRHNDMQITIDHRNHSVHFGTDLSESQREDHPDGPTLQSMPSEQVRSQLVNMSVVLHRAIATINPNRKKADRERLRNQMVKNYEENMVKDHQRILQRQKKIEDRKEYIERVNLEREELEQRQLEEAARQQKLAEMRRLEQENEERERKRHENEIQMIKERNMKDKIDQIKQSASGQKLLKKIDEEDIKKMNAEEIAAKEAEERQKERKAHDNNLKSQEKKIDYFERAKRLEEIPLIEKYLEDKLVQDKEFWEKQEASRIEAAIAERKNAEQVQERLRRMQADRDVFWQKLKGERSNAFAEKLKVFNAALEEERRRRLAERVIQRREERRQKWLREKEEERRRIEEELRKQREEEERIERERRAEERRIENEKQRVIMEKQRAKEEEIERKLAEEKERLKERAPRGEKEERGGGGGGGGAWRGRGDTAAPAESTAKPESDWRNAREAREPAPESAGASSAAAPAPKKDGVWQPSGRFREGRGAPGADRPPRGDDREPPAAAAGESKWRRGGGGADDDKDDGPRPRVGAGDRGPMRRGDGDRDDRGPMRRGDRPPMRDGDRPGMRRDDRGDRREGGAPDRRDFGGRGGDRRDDRRDDRGPRREGGGERGGDVWRRAPQEDRRGGAAGGESGGNWRNARQAEPAKPREERRGGEERPKEARAAAGPDEDGWTDVKHHR; encoded by the exons ATGTCCCGGTATATGCAGCGGCCGGAAAATGCCCTCAAAAGGGCCAACG AGTTCATCGAGGTTGGCAAGCCAGCCCGAGCCCTGGACACGCTCCAGGAGGTGTTTCGCATCAAGAAATGGACGTACACCTGGTCGGAGGCCGTGATCGAGCCAATCATGTTCAAGTATCTGGATCTGTGCGTGGAGCTGAAAAAGTCGCACATCGCGAAGGAGGGCCTGTTCCAGTACCGGAACATGTTCCAGATGTTGAACGTGGGCTCGCTGGAGAATGTGATCCGCGGGTATCTGAAGATGGCGGAGGAGCGGACGGAGGCCGCCCAGCAGCAGTCTTCGCAAGCGATTCTGGACATTGACGATTTGGACAATTTGGCCACGCCGGAGTCGATTCTGATGAGTGCCGTGTGCGGTGAGGACGCGCAGGATCGTTCGGATCGGACGATTTTGCTGCCGTGGGTCAAGTTTTTGTGGGAGAGTTATGGGCAGTGTTTGGAGCTGTTGAAGGTCAACTCGCACTGCGAGAATTTGTACCACGACATTGCCAAGATGGCATTTGCGTTCTGTCTGAAGTACAACCGTAAGATGGAGTTCCGCAAGTTGTGCGAGAAGCTGCGCAAGCACTTGGACGACATCAGCAAGGTGAGCTCGCAGACGGCCAACGTGAGCATCTCGAAGCCGGAGACGCAGCAGCTGAACTTGGACACGCGTCTAAACCAGCTGGATTGCGCCATCCAGATGGAGCTGTGGCTGGAGGCTTACAAGGCCATCGAGGATATTCATGGGTTGATGACGCTGTCGAAGAAGACGCCGATGCCCAAGACGATGGCGTTGTATTACCAGAAGTTGGCTATGGTCTTCTGGAAGGCCGGCAATCAGCTGTTCCACGCCGCGGCTCTGCTCAAGCTGTTCCAGCTGTCCCGTGACATGAAGAAGAACGTCACCCAGGAGGAAATCCAACGCATGACGTCGCACGTGTTGATTGCCACTCTGGCGATTCCGCTTCCGTCGGCCCATCCGGAGTTTGATCGGTTCATCGAGACGGACAAGAGTCCGCTGGAGAAGGCCCAAAAGTTGGCCGTCCTGCTCGGTCTGCAGCAGCCGCCGTCTCGTGTGTCCCTGCTGAAGGAGGTCCTCCGTCTGAACGTGCTGCAGCTGGCCGCTCCTCAGTTCCAGAACCTGTACAAATGGCTCGAGGTTGAGTTCGACCCGTTAAACCTGTGCTCTCGCGTCCAGGGCGTCATCGAGGAGATCACCGCCGATGAGAACAGTCCGTATACTCAGTACACGCAGGCCCTGCAGGACGTCACGTTGGTGCGCCTCGTTCGCCAAGTGTCCCAGGTCTACCAATCGATCGAGTTCTCGCGCTTCCTGTCGCTGGCCAAGTTCGCCAACAGCTTCTACCTGGAGCGCATCCTCGTCGACTGTGTCCGCCACAACGACATGCAAATTACGATCGATCATCGCAACCACTCGGTCCACTTTGGCACCGACCTGAGCGAGAGTCAGCGCGAGGATCACCCGGACGGGCCGACGCTGCAGTCGATGCCCTCGGAGCAGGTCCGTTCGCAGCTGGTCAACATGTCGGTTGTGCTGCACCGCGCCATCGCCACGATCAACCCGAACCGCAAGAAGGCCGACCGCGAACGTCTGCGCAACCAGATGGTCAAGAACTACGAGGAGAACATGGTCAAGGACCACCAGCGCATTCTGCAGCGCCAGAAGAAGATCGAAGACCGCAAGGAGTACATCGAGCGGGTCAACCTGGAGCGCGAAGAGCTGGAACAGCGCCAACTGGAGGAAGCTGCCCGTCAGCAGAAGCTCGCCGAAATGCGCCGGCTGGAGCAGGAGAACGAAGAACGCGAACGCAAACGCCACGAAAACGAAATCCAGATGATCAAGGAACGCAACATGAAGGACAAGATCGACCAGATCAAGCAGTCTGCAAGCGGACAGAAGCTGCTCAAGAAGATCGACGAGGAGGACATCAAGAAGATGAACGCCGAGGAGATCGCCGCCAAGGAGGCTGAAGAGCGCCAAAAGGAACGCAAGGCCCACGACAACAATCTCAAGTCGCAGGAGAAGAAGATCGACTACTTTGAGCGTGCCAAGCGCCTCGAGGAGATCCCGCTGATCGAGAAGTACCTCGAGGACAAACTGGTCCAGGACAAGGAGTTCTGGGAGAAGCAGGAAGCGTCCCGCATCGAAGCGGCCATCGCCGAGCGCAAGAACGCCGAACAGGTGCAGGAACGGCTCCGTCGCATGCAGGCCGACCGGGACGTGTTCTGGCAGAAGCTCAAGGGAGAACGCTCGAACGCGTTCGCCGAGAAGCTCAAGGTGTTCAACGCCGCCCTGGAGGAGGAACGTCGCCGCCGGTTGGCCGAACGCGTCATCCAGCGTCGCGAGGAACGGCGCCAAAAGTGGCTGCGCGAAAAGGAAGAGGAACGTCGCCGCATCGAGGAGGAACTGCGCAAGCAGCGTGAAGAGGAGGAACGCATCGAGCGGGAGCGACGCGCCGAAGAGCGACGTATCGAGAACGAGAAGCAGCGCGTCATCATGGAGAAGCAACGCGCCAAGGAGGAGGAAATCGAGCGCAAGCTCGCCGAAGAGAAGGAACGCCTCAAGGAGCGTGCCCCGCGGGGTGAAAAGGAAGAACgcggtggtggcggcggtggAGGTGGCGCTTGGAGAGGTCGCGGTGATACCGCAGCCCCCGCCGAGTCCACCGCCAAACCCGAATCCGACTGGAGAAACGCTCGCGAGGCACGCGAACCGGCTCCGGAATCGGCGGGCGCTTCTTCCGCTGCCGCTCCCGCCCCCAAGAAGGACGGAGTGTGGCAACCTTCGGGCCGCTTCCGGGAGGGTCGTGGAGCGCCAGGAGCTGATCGGCCACCACGCGGCGATGATCGCGAACCGCCGGCGGCAGCGGCCGGCGAAAGCAAATGGCGTCGGGGCGGCGGCGGTGCCGATGACGACAAGGACGACGGGCCGCGTCCGCGCGTTGGAGCCGGCGATCGTGGCCCGATGCGACGCGGCGATGGTGATCGCGACGATCGTGGACCGATGCGACGCGGCGATCGGCCACCGATGCG CGATGGCGACCGTCCGGGAATGCGTCGCGACGACCGGGGTGATCGCCGCGAGGGAGGCGCACCGGATCGGCGTGACTTTGGCGGCCGTGGCGGAGATCGCCGCGACGATCGTCGGGATGATCGTGGTCCGAGGCGCGAAGGAGGAGGCGAACGCGGTGGAGACGTGTGGCGTCGGGCTCCGCAGGAGGATCGTCGGGGTGGTGCTGCGGGAGGCGAATCCGGTGGCAACTGGAGAAACGCTCGCCAGGCGGAGCCGGCCAAGCCAAGGGAGGAACGCCGTGGTGGCGAGGAACGGCCCAAGGAAG CCCGTGCCGCCGCCGGCCCGGATGAGGACGGCTGGACGGATGTGAAGCACCATCGTTAA